TTCCGCAAGAGCAACCGCAACATGATCGTCGAGACCGTCGAGGACGTGCCCCTCGACGACGACTTCTGCTGGCTGACCCTCGGCCAGATCGGCGAACTCCTCCACCGGGACAACGTCGTCAACATGGACTCGCGCACCGTCCTCGCCTGCGCGCCGTTCCCGCACGACGAGGCGGGTGCCCTGCACAGCGACACCGACCTGCTGTCCTGGTTCACCGCCGAGCGCTCCCGCCACGACGTGCGCGCCGAGCGCGTCCCGCTCCGCGAGGTGCGCGGGTGGCACCGCGGCGAGTCGTCGATCGACCACGAGGACGGCCGTCACTTCCGCGTCGTCGCCCTCGGCGTGCAGGCCGGCAACCGGGAGGTGTCCCGCTGGACCCAGCCCATGTTCGAGCCCCACGGACTCGGCGTCACGGCCTTTCTGACCCGGGACATCGGCGGTGTCCGGCACGTCCTCGCCCACGCCCGTGTCGAGGGCGGCTTCCTCGACACGGTCGAGCTCGGACCCACCGTGCAGTACACCCCGGGCAACTTCGCCCACCTGCCCGGCGACCGCCGCCCGCCCTTCCTCGACCTGGTGCTCACCGTCCCCGCCGAGCGCGTCCGCTACGAAGCCGTGCACTCCGAGGAAGGCGGCCGGTTCCTCGACGCCCAGAGCCGCTACCTCCTCGTGGACGCGGACGGCGACCCCCGTGTGCCGCTCGACCCGCCGCAGGGGTACCGCTGGGTCACACCGGGGCAGCTCACCTCTCTCGTCCGGCACGGCCACTATGTCAACGTGCAGGCCCGCACCCTCCTCGCCTGCCTCAACTCGACGGTGGGCCGCACGTGAGCGATGCCCTGCGCATCGGCGTCCTGGGCTGCGCCGCCATCGCCCGGCGCCGCGTACTCCCGGCGATCGCCGCGGCCGGGGGCGCCGCGCTCACCGCGGTCGCCGGCCGTGACGCGGCCCGGGCCCGCGAGACGGCCGCCCCGTACGGCGCCCGCCCCGTCCGCGGCTACCAGGAGCTCCTGGACCGGGACGACGTCGACGCCGTGTACGTGCCGCTGCCCGCGGCGCTGCACGAGAAGTGGACCGAGGCGGCGCTGAGAGCCGGCAAGCACGTCCTCGCCGAGAAGCCGCTGACCACCGACCCGGCCGCCACCGGACGGCTGCTCGCCCTGGCCCGGAGTTCCGGCCTGTTCCTGATGGAGAACGTCATGTTCGTCCACCACGGACAGCACGAGGCCGTACGTCGGCTTCTCGCCGACGGCGCCATCGGCGAACTCCGCGGTCTCAGCGCCGCCTTCGCCGTGCCCCGGCTCGCCGACGACGACATCCGCTACCGCGCCGACCTCGGCGGTGGCGCTCTGTGGGACACCGGCGTCTACCCGGTGCGCGCCGCGATGCACCTGCTCGGCGACGCGCTGACCGTCCGGGGCGCCGTCCTCACCGACGGTCCCGGCCGTGAGGTGGACACCGCCGGCACGGCCCTCCTCAGCACTCCCGAGGGCGTCGCCGTCCAGCTGTCCTTCGGCCTCGACCACGCCTACCGCTCCCGCTACGAGCTCTGGGGCAGCGAAGGCAGCCTGACCGTCGACCGGGTGTTCACCCCGCCCGCCGACCACCGGCCCGAGGTGCGGCTCCGCCGGGGCGCCGAGGCGCGGACGCTGCGTCTGCCCGCCCAGGACCAGGTTCTCGCGACGGTCGAGGCGTTCGTCCGGGGCGTCCGCGCGGGTGCCGCGCCCGACGGCACGCTCCTGCGGCAGGCGGAGCTGCTCCTCGCGATCCGCCGGGCCGCGGGACGTTGACTTCACCCGGGCGCAGGTCGTCCGTCGCCGCGTCGACCGCCACCCTGACCCGCGGGCGGCCCAGCCGCCGCGAGATCCCTGACTGGAAGGACACCGATGGAAGCCGAGAGCATGGAGCGCGCACGGACAGCCGACGAGCCGCCGGTCCCCGGGTACGGCCCG
The Streptomyces griseiscabiei DNA segment above includes these coding regions:
- a CDS encoding NDP-hexose 2,3-dehydratase family protein produces the protein MTVTLRHPAALTAREDTGTARRIARSATAVTGAHLRTEDVADWLDGRRRAHRFRVDRIPFADLDGWAFDEVTGNLGHRSGRFFTVEGLHVRTDEEPHPEWHQPIIKQPEVGILGLLVKEFDGVLHFLMQAKMEPGNPNLLQLSPTVQATRSNYTKVHRGADVKYIDHFVRSGRGSVVADVLQSEHGSWFFRKSNRNMIVETVEDVPLDDDFCWLTLGQIGELLHRDNVVNMDSRTVLACAPFPHDEAGALHSDTDLLSWFTAERSRHDVRAERVPLREVRGWHRGESSIDHEDGRHFRVVALGVQAGNREVSRWTQPMFEPHGLGVTAFLTRDIGGVRHVLAHARVEGGFLDTVELGPTVQYTPGNFAHLPGDRRPPFLDLVLTVPAERVRYEAVHSEEGGRFLDAQSRYLLVDADGDPRVPLDPPQGYRWVTPGQLTSLVRHGHYVNVQARTLLACLNSTVGRT
- a CDS encoding Gfo/Idh/MocA family protein, which produces MSDALRIGVLGCAAIARRRVLPAIAAAGGAALTAVAGRDAARARETAAPYGARPVRGYQELLDRDDVDAVYVPLPAALHEKWTEAALRAGKHVLAEKPLTTDPAATGRLLALARSSGLFLMENVMFVHHGQHEAVRRLLADGAIGELRGLSAAFAVPRLADDDIRYRADLGGGALWDTGVYPVRAAMHLLGDALTVRGAVLTDGPGREVDTAGTALLSTPEGVAVQLSFGLDHAYRSRYELWGSEGSLTVDRVFTPPADHRPEVRLRRGAEARTLRLPAQDQVLATVEAFVRGVRAGAAPDGTLLRQAELLLAIRRAAGR